One segment of Rubripirellula amarantea DNA contains the following:
- a CDS encoding transglutaminase-like domain-containing protein, whose protein sequence is MNQIFVGSRLRYTVNTPTTFLLNVSVAQNCYQATTEESIEVHPFHKVEECAVGPLGNRLLRLNAMPGDLTILYQATVELHAEEVDSSNVGEVNYENLPADVLTYLNPSRYCESDKLFRFAAEEFGGLVPGYSRVTAICNWTFEHLTYTPGSTGPTTTACDVLLQRSGVCRDYAHVAISLCRAMGIPARYVSGYAVNLQPPDFHGFFEAFLEGRWFLFDATRLAPVGGFVRIGTGRDAADVAFSTIRGDAQSVEMEVWADEQQQGDHLLDPDNVQTAISSA, encoded by the coding sequence ATGAATCAAATTTTTGTCGGTAGTCGGCTTCGATATACCGTGAACACCCCCACAACGTTTCTACTCAATGTGTCGGTGGCTCAAAACTGCTATCAAGCCACTACCGAAGAGTCGATTGAGGTGCATCCCTTTCACAAGGTGGAAGAGTGCGCTGTCGGACCGCTTGGCAATCGACTGCTTCGCTTAAATGCGATGCCTGGTGACTTAACAATTCTTTATCAAGCAACGGTTGAACTGCACGCAGAAGAAGTTGACTCGTCAAACGTTGGCGAAGTCAACTACGAAAACCTTCCGGCCGATGTGTTGACCTACCTGAACCCCAGTCGTTACTGCGAGTCCGATAAGTTGTTTCGTTTTGCCGCGGAGGAGTTTGGTGGTCTTGTGCCGGGTTATTCGCGTGTCACGGCAATCTGCAATTGGACGTTTGAGCATTTGACGTACACACCGGGCAGCACTGGACCGACCACCACCGCATGCGACGTACTTTTGCAACGCAGCGGCGTGTGTCGTGATTACGCTCACGTAGCCATTAGTCTTTGCCGTGCGATGGGGATCCCCGCACGTTACGTCTCTGGGTATGCGGTCAATCTGCAGCCGCCGGACTTCCACGGCTTCTTTGAAGCATTCCTGGAAGGCCGTTGGTTCCTGTTCGATGCAACGCGTTTGGCTCCTGTCGGCGGTTTCGTTCGCATCGGTACCGGTCGCGATGCGGCCGACGTCGCGTTTTCGACGATTCGTGGAGATGCGCAAAGCGTCGAAATGGAAGTCTGGGCGGACGAACAACAACAAGGCGATCACTTGCTAGATCCCGACAACGTTCAAACCGCCATCAGTTCGGCATAG
- a CDS encoding putative zinc-binding metallopeptidase, producing the protein MKTGTCRCGNRIFFNNHQCLSCNAKLGRCTSCNSLTSLSIKGNSTHCDTCGTQAHACINHAHGVCHSYNAELNALCRWCEYTDVIPPLSKPDSIHRWAAIESAKRRLLHQLEDLGFPPYVADTHQTHPLRFAFLEDTVNENGELEKVTTGHENGLITINMAEADSVHRERQRVRLGEPQRTLIGHMRHEVGHYIDWAWASRVAPQRYYDLFGNPDLVDYTEAMERHYEQGPPANWAANHVSAYATMHPWEDFAETVNVYLDITAIATTACDLSQRKLDLSAKADAEQLVSSVLDIVIEVSEYNFDLGLLPLLPERLSPAVIEKLSYVHSLRSMTLAPEMATTMPASQ; encoded by the coding sequence AATAACCATCAGTGCTTGTCTTGCAATGCTAAGCTTGGACGCTGCACATCTTGTAACTCCCTGACAAGTTTGTCGATCAAAGGCAACTCAACCCACTGCGATACCTGTGGAACCCAGGCTCACGCTTGCATCAACCATGCTCATGGGGTGTGCCATTCTTACAATGCGGAACTGAACGCGCTGTGTCGTTGGTGCGAATACACAGACGTTATTCCCCCGCTCAGCAAACCTGACAGCATCCATCGCTGGGCGGCCATCGAGTCGGCTAAGCGAAGGTTACTACATCAACTCGAAGACCTTGGATTTCCGCCTTACGTTGCCGACACTCACCAAACCCATCCGCTTCGCTTTGCATTTCTTGAGGACACCGTCAACGAGAATGGCGAACTCGAGAAAGTTACCACCGGTCATGAAAACGGCTTAATCACCATCAACATGGCGGAAGCGGACAGCGTTCATCGAGAGCGGCAACGTGTACGTCTCGGCGAACCGCAACGGACATTGATTGGGCATATGCGGCACGAAGTGGGGCATTACATCGACTGGGCCTGGGCAAGTCGTGTCGCCCCCCAGCGATACTATGATCTCTTCGGCAACCCAGATTTGGTAGATTACACCGAAGCCATGGAACGCCACTACGAACAAGGTCCACCGGCAAATTGGGCAGCCAACCACGTTAGTGCTTACGCCACAATGCACCCGTGGGAAGATTTCGCCGAAACGGTTAACGTGTACTTAGATATCACGGCGATCGCAACAACGGCGTGTGACCTATCTCAAAGAAAACTTGATCTCTCGGCAAAAGCGGATGCCGAACAACTCGTGTCCTCGGTTCTAGACATTGTGATCGAAGTCAGCGAGTACAACTTTGACCTGGGTCTACTGCCATTACTCCCCGAACGGTTGTCGCCGGCGGTGATTGAAAAACTTTCTTACGTCCATTCGCTACGAAGCATGACACTCGCGCCTGAGATGGCGACTACGATGCCAGCTTCCCAATAG
- a CDS encoding PepSY domain-containing protein: MRETGPTVEPSSAPASAENVASDQESNLDTLSDSGSVVFKRPRKRRAGKLIMVARRAHLYLGLFLLPWVMLYGVTGPMFTHQGLFPDVEINPVPASIVSSTPMAEFPSPEQLADQIVVALREQSDAEIRLNENHEAAFTNWPMFVTNHQGKNHVVRLNPLVQQAEIVSRDQKPPAKRLIPAVKSIKLDRAPSSLARQSASMILPQVGIEHTGELKMHGWTKLNFLAEVDGEPARITYVLNDGHVDVTRLEGTGMNMREFMMRLHTVHGQSPHWNARFFWTLLADLMGIAMVSWAITGLVMWWQIKRTRRWGAVVIGGSLLTAVTLYFSMQYFYTTTML, encoded by the coding sequence ATGCGAGAAACAGGTCCCACCGTAGAGCCATCTAGCGCACCAGCATCGGCCGAAAATGTCGCGAGCGACCAAGAATCTAACCTTGATACCCTGAGCGATTCCGGCAGCGTCGTATTCAAACGACCGCGCAAACGAAGAGCCGGAAAGTTGATCATGGTTGCCCGGCGAGCCCACCTGTATTTGGGACTTTTCCTGCTTCCCTGGGTCATGCTCTACGGAGTCACGGGGCCGATGTTTACTCACCAGGGGCTGTTTCCGGATGTCGAAATCAACCCCGTTCCGGCAAGCATCGTGTCCAGCACGCCGATGGCCGAGTTCCCAAGTCCTGAACAATTGGCGGACCAGATCGTCGTCGCACTGCGTGAGCAAAGCGACGCCGAAATTCGACTGAACGAAAATCACGAAGCCGCCTTCACCAACTGGCCGATGTTCGTGACCAACCACCAGGGAAAGAATCACGTCGTCCGGCTCAACCCACTGGTTCAGCAAGCAGAGATTGTCAGTCGCGATCAGAAGCCACCTGCCAAACGGCTGATTCCGGCCGTGAAGTCGATCAAGCTTGATCGTGCACCGTCGTCACTGGCTCGACAGTCCGCATCCATGATCTTGCCGCAAGTCGGAATCGAACACACTGGTGAACTAAAGATGCATGGATGGACCAAACTGAACTTCCTGGCCGAAGTTGACGGCGAGCCCGCTCGAATCACGTACGTGCTTAATGATGGTCATGTCGATGTCACTCGGTTGGAAGGTACCGGTATGAACATGCGAGAATTCATGATGCGGTTGCATACCGTGCATGGACAATCACCCCATTGGAATGCGAGGTTTTTCTGGACCTTACTCGCTGACCTTATGGGGATCGCCATGGTGTCGTGGGCGATCACCGGTTTGGTCATGTGGTGGCAAATCAAACGCACTCGGCGCTGGGGCGCCGTGGTGATTGGCGGCAGTTTGTTAACAGCGGTGACCTTGTACTTCAGCATGCAGTACTTCTACACGACAACGATGCTGTAG